ACAGAATAAGTTCGACTTCATAAAAACATAACGACCTGCCTTCTCATCTCATTTTTTGTTCTGGTAAAACTAGATTTCATGTTGTTTTTTCTAAATTGATATAGATGGTTCAGTGATTACAAAGAAAGAGTTACCTGGAGGATAGTGAAAGCTTTTTCAGCCACATATTTTTGCATGTCTGTTGCTCCTCTCTGCTGCAGCTTGTCCGGGTGGAGGCATAATCTTGCCTTTTGATAAGCTTTCTTCACCTGTGAACCCTCCATAAGGCTTGTAAGTGGAGTTACATGCCAGCCACTCCTGGGCCATAAAATCTGAATCATTTGTAAGCAAAACTATGTCAATTTGCATATCAACTTTGTGCCATTGCAGGATTCAAAAACATGAGAATATATTTTGGAGGGATTCTAATGtcaattgaaaattttcttacATGATGGAGCGTAGAAAGTAGCAACCGGATGTTGGTTTCCTTGCCGGACGACCACAACTTTATATCTTCATCTATATCCTCCATTTCCATCTGAAATTTTCACAACATGgttacaaatcaaaattttctcccTTAGCAAAGAGACTAATAGCAATAGTGTTGCATTTCTGGTTAAAGTATGACCCATAAAGAAAATTGATTCAGGCTTGTTTCATATTAGCAATTGAATTGCCATGAACCTTTTCATACCCaaagcaaaaattaattttaatttcatttatattagaAGCTTACATCTTTTTCGGACTCTGCCTTTTCCTCTTCAGCTGACCAAATTCTTTCTTCTACCttcaaaaaaatataatgtAGAAGAAATGTCAAAAAAGTTGAACTAATAAACTTACTAgcaaatgaaacaaaaatttcCCTTCATTTTGTAGGGAAGGGACTCACTCATTGAAAGTACAAAATAGTGAAAACTGAGAGTTGttaaaatttgttcaattttcacATAGGGAATCTGCATATACCACACTTCATCTTAATCAGAGGACGTTGTTGCGTCTTATTGCTGCCTATTAATGCCTAAAAATTCTGGAATTGGGGTGTAAGAAAAACTTGTTTTATGTGGAAGGGATTGTTGGACAATCTAGATTGGAATGAGCTGTTTTTCATCCTTGAGATTTACTAAAAGGAATTCCAGCATCCAACCGTCTCTCTAGATGATTTCATCCATTAATACTTTTAAAAGGAATTCCAGCATCCAACCGTCTCTCCATCCATTAATACTTTTAGATGATCTAGACAAATTTTCTTATTGCCATTAGAAAACAAAGGCTTACCTCTGCAGATTGTGTTATGTCATGAACCCGTAATTGTTCACCAGAAATTTCACATGAAGCAGACCGTCCTTGATATtaccaaaggaaaaaaaagataaataagcGTTGATCTCCAATATAACATAATTGTTAAGTCAAAGAAAGAAATGGTTGGAGTACCTTCTGTCTCAACGAACTGTTCGCTATCATTCAGTCTTGTGCTCAAATCTGTCTCAGAAGTTTGTGTATTGAACTTTTCTTTTGCCCAAGCAATCACTTCATCAAGTGCAACTGCTTCGTTTGTCCCCTCTCTGTTATCAGAACCAATTTCAATTACATAAGAGCTCATtacttcatcatcttcttctgcCAACACATTTATTTGAATATCAGGTTTGGCCCCTGACCCCTGACACAATGAAGAAATTGCAGATGACGGGGAATTAGGTTCTAAATCATCCATTGATACTTTCATGCTCCTGTATGAAGTTGGTTCGAGGCTAATAGTTTCCGGAGACGAGACTGGCCGAGGGAATCCAGAATAGGAGCTCCTAAAAGGTTCCTTGACCTCATTATCAACATACTGGTTTTCCATAGGGGCAGAACGGTTGAATGGGAAGAAGGACTTCCCTTGTTTCTTTTGATGCTCCTCTGGCTTCATCTTTGACGAGTTCCATTTTGTTGTGATATTGATAGGCCTGATGCAACCAAAAAGAATGATAGGTAGAAATCAATAGTAGCTTGATTTTGCAAAACTCATGACAAAAACATCCAGACTATGTTGCAAAGCTTTAACTGATGACCGAAATTGGCGCGAATTTCAACTAAAGAAAGAGATCACAACAAAAGGGTAATAATCAGACAAAAAAACATCTTAGAAAATTCATTCCAAGTGGGTTTCCAAGAATTTTGTTGCTTTTTCCATTGCTTGCATGTCACATAGATATTATGCAGAGAAGTAAGCGGAACTTCAATTTCTAATCCAGATAGCAAAAATCTCTCACTACATGCTGAAAATGGGCCTGAGTTTCAACTGGATAAACAACTTTTAGAATCAAATACGCATTCCTAACCATATTCAAATGTAAATAATATACagcttttcaaaatcaaataaaaatctgCAGCCTCCAGACAAAATAGCAATCAGTTTCTGAGGAACTTTGATACACAAGAAGACGACGTACCCTCAACCCTTGTAGTTTGTCCACTACCCCATTAATCCACTAAAACCAAGGCATACTGATAGGGGTAAAACCGTCAAATTAATTGGAGTAGTTGGACAGGAAAACCTATACCGAGTCGGTACTAGACGCTACGTACCTGAGCTTCGCGGCGAAGGAGGATAACACGACGTCGTCACCGCTTACATGCCGGAAAGGGCTCGCCTCCTCGGAACTCAACACCGACGATGAGTTGGATTTCGACTTTCCCTTCGAGTTATGCCCTGACCTGTCTCTCGATCGCCTTTCATGATCGGATCCGAATATGTCGTTGTAAAACCCCTCGCCTCCCGCCGGAATCCTGAAAACTGGTAAGCTCCGACCAGCATTCTTTCCGGAAGAGAAGAATTCCGGCGGTCGGAACATTTCTTCGTAGAAGAAGTCGAACTGCTTGTGTCCGAATTCGCCAGAGAATTGCCGCGAGAGAACACTCCGCGGCGGACCACCAAAGACGTCGGAGAAGTCTTCTTGGTTCAGAGGTGCGGCGCCTTTGGAGAAGGACCGAATCGACGGCCCCTCAGTTGATCGCCGGCGAGGGAGGTCCGGCATCCCCATCCTCATTCTCCAAGACTCGTCCATTTCACCGGCGAGAAGGAAGGTTGGTCGCCGGGATATACTGTGCCGAGAAAGtgaattaagtttatatataaaGAGAAATGATAAAAAggagttttttaaaaaagtgatCATTTCCACTTCTTTATACAACATTCAGTTTTTATAATGAGTTAaattatagaattataattttcattttaaaaaacgaaaccaaatttaaaaattatgatttcaattcataattaactgtcaattttgtgaaaataagtcctatttatgtatttgatgaagACTAGCACTTAAgaaaattggataattattttaaatagtaaagcttttgtaaatattttcaaaatatagcaaaatgtcactagatagatttgatagacactgataaatgTCATTTGTGGTCTATTAGACATCTggttatatttgtaaaaaaaattgtttcatttttttttttatttttaaatggtCAAACATTTTTTTGGTGtcaataaatttctaaatgttaaaaattatttattagatttttaacttaattttctgtttagtccctaaacttttgaaatatgttaatcaagattttttttttaaatcacaaACTTAGTAGAAACAAGCTTGTAAATTTAACTCCATTTTAATTTATGActaataaattagttaattttaaaaaatacacttGGTTAGACGTTTATTGtcctattaaacacaaaattaaaatttatgtctaataataaatttgttcATGATAAACAAATcgctaatttaaaaaaaaatgttagaacAAAGacctattaaacataaaattaaaagctaatgTTTTTAGAGGTATTAAAAAATCTGGTAACCCGACCAATCCGGACTACTCAATTCAAACCGCGgttgaattgggttgggttaaaaatgttaaaaattattaaattcgggttgggtctcGGGTTACCCCATTTCAAGGTCGGGTCAACCCGACCCGAcctgaatatatatataagttaaaaaatagtcaaattaaaaaaaaaaaaaaaaaacacccaacccgaaaattttggattgggttgactctccaaaaaagaactaatagggttcattattagccaacccgaattttttgGTTGGTctacaaaaatcttccaacccggCCCAACCCGTACTATGTACACCCCGAAATGTTTTCATTTCACATTTTAAACTTTAGTAACATAATGGACGCAAAACTAAAAGTTTATGAACCCATTGATTAGTTTTTAATGTTCAAGAATCTATTAGACATAAACAATAagaaagtttaaggactaaacttgtaatttaatctctttttttttactttttttttcaatattttttttgggttaaattatgTATTTATTACATGATTTAGATTTAACTTGATTAAAAATGTATTGTTTAGTAAGTACCACATTGATACATAGATTTGTGAAAATTGGCCAAATGAACGATAATAATTAGCAAATGAATCTCATAACACACTTCTATATGTTAATATCGAACAACGACTATCAATAAATTTGATAGTTACATCTTTTTAGGGCTATAGAGAAAATTGTTGTAGCATGATTCTTACCTAATTATGTACACTCACTTTATATACTAAGTTTCAAAGTGTTTTAAGTGGAATTTTCTTAgaaattctaatttttatagGTTACatataggggtgttcaaaaaatctgaTAACCCGAAAAAATCGATTAACTCAACTTAACTAGTATGGGTTGGGTTataactcatttgggttgggttggattcaaataaattaaaattgtatgGGTTGTGTTGGTTCataggttcacctaatataaccaaaaccacccgaatttattatgaattttaatttttttgttacttataacacatttatttatacatatattgattttaattttatttaatttcaatatttttttaataatttgttcTTTAACAACTAGTAattttttccaaagaaaattttcactatataaattgaagttgagtagttaatcttaattcaatatatgaaaataattaaattagatttttacatatttacgttttgcttctttttagaacaaaattttaaataaatgacccgattaacccgaaccaacccaatccaaatatttcacagttgggttgggttgggttcattttttaataagagttatttgggttgaagaaatttacaacttgaataattgggttgggtctaaaaggtctttcaactcaacccaacctaacccatgaACAC
The nucleotide sequence above comes from Benincasa hispida cultivar B227 chromosome 3, ASM972705v1, whole genome shotgun sequence. Encoded proteins:
- the LOC120072824 gene encoding uncharacterized protein LOC120072824, yielding MDESWRMRMGMPDLPRRRSTEGPSIRSFSKGAAPLNQEDFSDVFGGPPRSVLSRQFSGEFGHKQFDFFYEEMFRPPEFFSSGKNAGRSLPVFRIPAGGEGFYNDIFGSDHERRSRDRSGHNSKGKSKSNSSSVLSSEEASPFRHVSGDDVVLSSFAAKLRPINITTKWNSSKMKPEEHQKKQGKSFFPFNRSAPMENQYVDNEVKEPFRSSYSGFPRPVSSPETISLEPTSYRSMKVSMDDLEPNSPSSAISSLCQGSGAKPDIQINVLAEEDDEVMSSYVIEIGSDNREGTNEAVALDEVIAWAKEKFNTQTSETDLSTRLNDSEQFVETEGRSASCEISGEQLRVHDITQSAEVEERIWSAEEEKAESEKDMEMEDIDEDIKLWSSGKETNIRLLLSTLHHILWPRSGWHVTPLTSLMEGSQVKKAYQKARLCLHPDKLQQRGATDMQKYVAEKAFTILQEAWTAFISQDAFF